One segment of Methylocella silvestris BL2 DNA contains the following:
- a CDS encoding TerB family tellurite resistance protein, with amino-acid sequence MLDALKAFLAELGGGGAAGRAYGDDDYRLAAAALLVHVAAADGETDAAERQRLRDTLAQRFGLDAAATLELIRRAEASDRDAVDFYQFTSVLKRALDDDGRRRIVEMMWEIACADGEIHEFEDNTIWRVAELLGVSSRDRVLLRQQVAAETAAGKSGDSGAAGADPAKSQNS; translated from the coding sequence ATGCTCGACGCATTAAAAGCTTTTCTCGCCGAGCTTGGCGGCGGCGGCGCGGCTGGCAGGGCCTACGGCGACGATGATTATCGTCTCGCCGCCGCTGCGCTGCTGGTGCATGTCGCCGCGGCCGACGGCGAAACCGACGCGGCCGAGCGGCAAAGGCTGCGCGACACGCTGGCGCAGCGTTTCGGCCTCGATGCGGCGGCGACCCTGGAGTTGATCCGCCGCGCCGAGGCAAGCGACCGCGACGCCGTCGATTTCTATCAATTCACCAGCGTTCTCAAGCGCGCGCTCGACGACGACGGACGCCGGCGCATCGTCGAAATGATGTGGGAGATTGCCTGCGCCGACGGTGAAATTCACGAATTCGAAGATAATACGATCTGGCGGGTCGCCGAATTGCTGGGGGTCTCCTCGCGCGATCGCGTGCTTTTGCGCCAGCAAGTCGCCGCGGAGACCGCCGCCGGGAAATCTGGCGACTCTGGTGCGGCCGGCGCCGATCCAGCCAAGTCGCAGAATAGTTAA
- a CDS encoding SDR family NAD(P)-dependent oxidoreductase — protein sequence MQGTDDGRRVALITGASGGIGADLARVFARNGHDLMLVARSDDKLAALADEIERATSRRPLRLALDLSDPKAADAIEAALQQNGARVKILVNNAGYGLSGDVGELGEAEQLGVIDLNVRALTQLTIRFLPDIRAAGGKILNVASVASYFPGGPGMAIYYASKAYVLSFSLGLAQELLQDGVTVSALCPGMTPTGFQARAKFGPDIKLDKIPATSSMEVAEAGYKGLMAGRREIIPGGFNKLGAWVLPFAPKHMILSLISQMQHQRR from the coding sequence ATGCAAGGGACTGACGACGGAAGGCGCGTGGCGCTGATCACAGGCGCCTCCGGCGGCATCGGCGCCGACCTTGCGCGGGTTTTCGCGCGCAACGGCCATGATCTGATGCTTGTCGCGCGCAGCGACGACAAGCTTGCCGCGCTTGCGGATGAAATCGAACGCGCGACCAGCCGGCGGCCGCTGCGGCTGGCGCTCGACCTTTCCGACCCGAAGGCCGCTGACGCCATCGAGGCGGCCCTCCAGCAAAACGGAGCGCGCGTAAAGATCCTCGTCAACAATGCTGGCTATGGCCTCAGCGGCGACGTCGGCGAACTCGGCGAGGCCGAACAATTGGGCGTCATCGACTTGAATGTCCGCGCGCTGACGCAGCTTACCATTCGCTTTCTGCCGGACATCCGCGCCGCGGGCGGAAAAATTCTCAACGTCGCCTCCGTCGCTTCCTATTTTCCAGGCGGCCCCGGCATGGCGATCTATTACGCTTCAAAGGCTTACGTCCTATCGTTCTCCCTGGGTCTGGCGCAGGAATTGCTTCAAGACGGCGTGACGGTATCGGCGCTTTGCCCAGGCATGACGCCGACCGGCTTTCAGGCCCGCGCCAAATTCGGTCCCGACATCAAGCTCGACAAGATCCCGGCGACGAGTTCGATGGAGGTGGCTGAAGCCGGCTACAAGGGCCTTATGGCGGGGCGGCGGGAAATTATACCGGGCGGATTCAACAAATTGGGCGCATGGGTCTTGCCCTTCGCGCCAAAGCACATGATCCTGTCGTTGATTTCGCAAATGCAACATCAACGCCGTTGA
- a CDS encoding glutamine amidotransferase, translating into MAVAEKSDPRVLVILHQHCSSPGRIGRILCDLGYSLDIRRPRFDDPLPKTLADHAGVVVFGGPMSANDEEDWICREIDWIGVPLKEGKPFLGICLGAQMLARHLGHRVCPHPQGRVEVGYYPIDPTEHGHGLCDHRFPDRVYQWHREGFDLPSGATLLASGHDFEAQAFRYGPEAFGFQFHPEVTLPMICRWSARSSERLNFPGARPLHRHLEGWLRHDRAISRWSTAFLRSWVEGAQTARRPHVFAPGQAGPNAAAVS; encoded by the coding sequence ATGGCCGTAGCAGAGAAATCAGACCCACGGGTGCTTGTCATCCTGCATCAGCACTGTTCGAGCCCGGGCCGAATAGGCCGCATTCTATGCGACCTCGGCTACAGTCTCGACATCCGGCGCCCGCGATTCGACGACCCGCTGCCCAAGACGCTCGCGGACCACGCCGGGGTCGTCGTCTTCGGCGGCCCGATGAGCGCCAATGACGAGGAAGACTGGATCTGCCGCGAGATCGACTGGATCGGCGTGCCCCTCAAGGAAGGCAAGCCATTCCTCGGCATCTGTCTCGGCGCGCAAATGCTGGCGCGCCATCTTGGCCATCGCGTCTGCCCGCATCCGCAAGGCCGGGTCGAGGTCGGCTATTATCCGATCGATCCGACCGAACACGGCCATGGCCTCTGCGATCATCGCTTCCCGGACCGGGTCTATCAGTGGCACCGCGAGGGATTCGATCTGCCAAGCGGGGCCACCCTGCTGGCGAGCGGTCACGATTTCGAAGCGCAGGCTTTCCGCTATGGGCCGGAGGCGTTCGGCTTCCAGTTCCATCCGGAAGTCACCCTGCCGATGATCTGCCGCTGGTCGGCGCGCTCGAGCGAACGGCTGAATTTCCCCGGCGCGCGACCGCTGCATCGCCATCTTGAGGGCTGGCTTCGCCACGACCGGGCGATCTCGCGCTGGTCGACGGCCTTCCTGCGCAGTTGGGTCGAGGGCGCGCAGACAGCGCGCCGGCCGCATGTTTTCGCGCCCGGACAGGCCGGCCCCAACGCCGCCGCAGTGTCATAA
- a CDS encoding DUF3597 domain-containing protein — MSIFGNIVSKLFGHSKAEAAPVTPPAGGAPAAHAPAPASAGSTTTAAAPAAGGAAPAPTALKDVDVASILDGLVAKQGQKLDWRHSIVDLLKTLDLDSSLTARKELASELHYSGSTDDTATMNVWLIKQVLAKLAENGGKLPADLVH, encoded by the coding sequence ATGAGCATCTTCGGCAATATCGTTTCCAAATTGTTCGGCCACTCCAAGGCCGAGGCCGCCCCCGTAACCCCGCCGGCGGGCGGAGCTCCGGCGGCGCATGCGCCCGCTCCGGCTTCCGCCGGCTCGACAACCACCGCCGCTGCGCCTGCGGCCGGCGGAGCAGCGCCCGCGCCGACGGCGCTCAAAGACGTCGACGTCGCGTCCATTCTCGATGGACTCGTCGCCAAGCAAGGGCAAAAGCTCGACTGGCGCCATTCGATCGTCGATCTTTTGAAAACCCTCGACCTCGACAGCAGCCTCACAGCCCGCAAGGAACTCGCCTCGGAACTGCATTATTCCGGCAGCACCGACGATACCGCGACGATGAATGTGTGGCTCATCAAACAGGTGCTCGCCAAGCTCGCCGAAAATGGCGGCAAGCTGCCGGCCGATCTCGTTCACTGA
- a CDS encoding formate/nitrite transporter family protein: MDYVKPSDMVNAMADSGAQRARLSIPDMLIRGMMAGALLGIATSLAITGAVQTGVPFAGAIVFPVGFVMIVALGLELCTGNFAILGVSALSGRCRWAEAGRNWTWGFIGNLIGSVLYAFLLVIALTNAWNVPPAGVAQKIIDIATLKTVGYEPFGAAGLLSSFVKAMLCNWMVCLGVTMSMMSTSTAGKLFGAWLPIFIFFGQGFEHAVVNMFVIPAGMMLGAKVTLSDWWLWNQIPVTLGNLAGGLLFIALPWFLTFRPSVASMRSVGKDAPLSAPAE; this comes from the coding sequence ATGGATTACGTCAAACCGTCCGACATGGTCAACGCCATGGCCGACTCGGGGGCTCAGCGCGCCCGGCTCTCGATCCCGGACATGCTCATCCGCGGCATGATGGCAGGCGCCCTGCTCGGCATCGCAACCAGCCTCGCAATTACCGGCGCCGTGCAAACCGGCGTGCCCTTCGCGGGCGCGATCGTCTTCCCGGTCGGCTTCGTGATGATCGTCGCCCTCGGCCTCGAGCTCTGCACCGGCAATTTCGCCATTCTTGGCGTTTCCGCGCTCAGCGGACGCTGCAGGTGGGCGGAGGCCGGCCGCAACTGGACCTGGGGCTTTATCGGCAATCTGATCGGCAGCGTGCTCTACGCCTTTTTGCTCGTCATTGCGCTGACCAACGCCTGGAACGTTCCGCCGGCCGGCGTCGCGCAGAAAATCATCGACATCGCAACTCTGAAAACCGTCGGCTATGAGCCCTTCGGCGCAGCCGGCCTGCTGTCGAGCTTCGTCAAAGCCATGCTGTGCAATTGGATGGTCTGCCTTGGCGTGACCATGTCGATGATGTCGACCTCCACCGCGGGCAAATTGTTCGGCGCCTGGCTGCCGATCTTCATTTTCTTCGGTCAAGGCTTCGAGCACGCCGTCGTCAATATGTTCGTGATCCCGGCCGGCATGATGCTGGGCGCCAAAGTCACGCTCAGTGATTGGTGGCTGTGGAACCAGATCCCCGTCACGCTCGGCAATCTTGCCGGCGGGCTGTTGTTCATTGCTTTGCCCTGGTTCCTGACGTTCCGTCCGAGCGTCGCTTCCATGCGTTCGGTCGGCAAGGACGCGCCGCTCTCCGCGCCGGCTGAATAG
- a CDS encoding DMT family transporter codes for MDKSLSGWANGFIGVLIFSGSLPATRAAVADFDPLFLTAARASIAGLLAIALLLVLRQKRPERRDLVSFGIVALGVVVGFPLLSALALKHVTSAHSVVFIGLLPLATAIFGAARGGERPRWAFWLFSCAGSALIAGFALTQGGDVSPIGDLLMFAAVVAGGLGYAEGAMLSRRLGGWQVICWALALSLPITAALTLYLAPPSFSEAGPSAWIGLFYVSLFSMLIGFAFWYRGLAQGGIAAVGQLQLLQPFFALTLAAAFLHESISWPMIVVSGAVGLCVAGARHFAT; via the coding sequence ATGGACAAGAGTTTGAGCGGATGGGCCAATGGGTTCATCGGCGTTCTGATTTTCAGCGGCTCGCTGCCCGCGACGCGCGCGGCTGTCGCTGATTTCGATCCCCTGTTTCTGACCGCCGCGCGCGCGTCGATCGCGGGCCTTCTGGCGATCGCTCTCTTGCTCGTGTTGCGGCAGAAGCGCCCTGAGCGTCGCGACCTGGTCTCTTTCGGCATCGTGGCGCTCGGCGTCGTCGTCGGCTTCCCGCTTTTGTCGGCGCTGGCGCTGAAGCATGTCACGTCGGCGCATTCGGTTGTGTTCATCGGCCTGCTGCCTCTGGCGACGGCCATCTTCGGCGCAGCGCGCGGCGGCGAGCGTCCGCGGTGGGCGTTTTGGCTGTTTTCCTGCGCCGGCAGCGCCCTCATCGCCGGCTTTGCGCTGACGCAGGGCGGGGACGTGTCGCCGATCGGGGATCTGTTGATGTTCGCGGCCGTGGTCGCTGGAGGGCTTGGCTATGCCGAAGGCGCGATGCTGTCGCGGCGGCTCGGCGGCTGGCAGGTGATCTGCTGGGCGCTGGCCTTGTCGCTGCCCATCACGGCGGCGCTCACGCTTTACCTTGCGCCGCCGTCATTTTCGGAGGCGGGGCCGTCCGCCTGGATCGGCCTCTTCTATGTGTCCTTGTTCAGCATGCTGATCGGCTTCGCCTTCTGGTATCGCGGGCTGGCGCAGGGCGGCATCGCCGCTGTCGGACAATTGCAATTGCTGCAGCCCTTCTTCGCCCTGACCCTGGCCGCGGCGTTCCTGCATGAAAGCATCAGCTGGCCGATGATCGTCGTCAGCGGCGCCGTCGGCCTCTGCGTCGCCGGCGCCAGACATTTCGCGACATAG
- a CDS encoding PLP-dependent aminotransferase family protein: MDEQADFAGDRRLVTRVMESVRQKIAGRMLAPGAKLPSIRRFAETMGVSKSTVVEAYDRLAAEGLIQSRRGSGFYVGGRTAPLSLSELGPRLDRAIDPLWVSRQSLETDDSFLKPGCGWLPPSWMPEGAMRRGLRALARADDSALADYAPPLGLLPLRQLLSRRMSEHGVEAAPDQIMLTESGTQAIDLLCRFLIEPGDAVLVDDPCYFNFRALLRAHRAEVVSVPFTPTGPDVALFAAALTEHRPRLYLTNSALHNPTGATLSPVTAHRLLKLAEQYGLTILEDDIFADFELEPAPRLAAFDGLNRVVHIGSFSKTLSAAGRCGFIAARRDWIEGLIDLKISTAFAGGALSAELVLGVLKDGTYRKHIDSLRERLSRAMGETSARLAALGVTPWILPRAGMFLWCRLPDGLEAAGVAQRALAENIVLAPGNVFSVSQSAGGFMRFNVAQSADPRIYTALAAAMGR, from the coding sequence ATGGACGAGCAGGCGGATTTCGCAGGTGACCGAAGGCTGGTGACGCGGGTGATGGAATCCGTTCGGCAAAAGATCGCCGGACGCATGCTCGCGCCCGGGGCGAAGCTGCCCTCGATCCGCCGCTTCGCCGAAACGATGGGCGTGTCCAAATCGACCGTGGTCGAAGCCTATGACCGGCTCGCCGCCGAAGGGCTGATCCAGTCCCGGCGCGGCTCCGGTTTTTATGTCGGCGGCCGGACGGCGCCTTTGTCGCTCTCGGAGTTGGGTCCGCGGCTCGACCGCGCCATCGACCCTTTATGGGTTTCGCGGCAATCGCTCGAGACGGACGATTCGTTCTTGAAGCCCGGCTGCGGCTGGCTTCCCCCCTCATGGATGCCTGAGGGCGCGATGCGCCGCGGTCTGAGGGCGCTGGCCCGGGCGGATGATTCGGCTTTGGCCGATTATGCCCCTCCCCTCGGGCTCTTGCCGCTGCGTCAGCTCCTGTCCCGTCGCATGTCAGAGCATGGCGTCGAGGCGGCGCCCGACCAAATCATGCTGACGGAATCGGGCACGCAGGCGATCGATCTTCTCTGCCGCTTCCTGATCGAACCCGGCGACGCGGTGCTGGTCGACGATCCCTGCTATTTCAACTTCCGCGCGCTGCTGCGGGCGCACCGGGCGGAGGTCGTCAGCGTCCCCTTTACGCCGACAGGCCCGGACGTCGCGCTTTTCGCCGCAGCGCTGACAGAGCACCGGCCGCGTCTCTATCTCACCAATTCGGCGCTGCATAATCCAACCGGCGCGACGCTATCGCCCGTAACCGCGCACCGTCTGCTGAAGCTCGCGGAGCAATATGGACTGACGATTCTCGAAGACGACATTTTCGCTGATTTCGAGCTTGAGCCAGCGCCGCGGCTCGCCGCCTTCGACGGCCTCAATCGCGTCGTTCATATCGGCAGTTTCTCAAAAACCCTTTCCGCGGCGGGACGCTGCGGTTTCATCGCGGCGCGGCGCGACTGGATCGAAGGGCTGATCGATCTCAAAATCTCGACCGCTTTCGCCGGCGGCGCCCTTTCGGCGGAGCTCGTTCTTGGCGTTCTGAAGGACGGAACCTATCGCAAGCATATCGACAGCCTGCGCGAGCGCCTCTCCCGCGCCATGGGCGAGACAAGCGCCCGCCTCGCCGCCCTTGGCGTTACGCCTTGGATCCTGCCGCGGGCCGGCATGTTTCTTTGGTGCCGCCTGCCGGACGGCCTTGAGGCCGCCGGCGTCGCGCAGCGGGCGCTCGCCGAAAACATCGTGCTCGCGCCGGGGAATGTCTTCAGCGTCTCGCAATCGGCCGGGGGCTTTATGCGCTTCAATGTGGCGCAATCGGCGGACCCGCGCATCTACACGGCGCTCGCCGCGGCGATGGGGAGGTAG
- a CDS encoding site-specific tyrosine recombinase XerD: MQTGDGSSPLIAAFLDMVAAERGGAKNTLEAYARDLADYAGRLKAAKKSPIEATGDDIGAYIASLEKRGLKPASSARKLSAIRQLHRFLVAESYRSDDPAAIIEGPRRGRGLPKTLSIAEVDRLLAVSKEGLDAAARSPGEQLRALRTACLIELLYATGLRVSELVSLPKSIARGKDPLIPIRGKGGRDRLAPISTKAREAIAAYRALLDRLAPGAASGPWLFPADSESGHLTRQAFARDLKTAAAAAGLSAARVSPHVLRHAFASHLLQNGADLRVVQELLGHADISTTQIYTHVLDERMKAMVRDLHPLGDP; encoded by the coding sequence ATGCAGACTGGCGACGGTTCGTCCCCCCTGATCGCGGCTTTCCTTGACATGGTCGCGGCCGAACGCGGCGGCGCCAAGAACACGCTCGAAGCCTATGCGCGCGACCTTGCCGATTATGCCGGCCGGCTCAAAGCCGCCAAAAAATCGCCGATCGAAGCGACCGGCGACGACATCGGCGCCTATATCGCCTCTCTCGAAAAGCGCGGTCTGAAACCAGCCTCGAGCGCCCGAAAGCTCTCGGCGATCCGCCAGCTGCACCGCTTTCTTGTGGCGGAAAGCTATCGCTCCGACGATCCGGCGGCGATCATCGAGGGCCCACGGCGCGGCCGCGGTCTGCCGAAAACACTGTCGATCGCCGAAGTCGACCGGCTGCTTGCGGTCTCAAAAGAGGGTCTTGACGCCGCCGCGCGCTCCCCCGGCGAGCAGCTGCGGGCGCTTCGCACGGCCTGCCTCATCGAACTTCTCTATGCGACCGGATTGCGCGTCTCCGAGCTCGTTTCGCTGCCGAAATCGATCGCGCGCGGGAAAGATCCCCTGATCCCGATCCGCGGCAAGGGCGGCCGCGACAGGCTGGCGCCGATCTCGACAAAGGCGCGGGAGGCGATCGCGGCCTATCGCGCCCTGTTGGACAGGCTCGCGCCGGGCGCGGCCTCCGGACCGTGGCTGTTTCCGGCCGACAGCGAGAGCGGTCATCTGACGCGCCAGGCTTTTGCGCGCGATCTCAAAACGGCGGCGGCGGCGGCGGGTCTCTCCGCCGCGCGCGTCAGCCCGCATGTGCTGCGCCACGCTTTCGCAAGCCATCTTCTGCAAAATGGCGCGGACCTTCGCGTCGTGCAGGAACTGCTCGGCCATGCCGATATTTCGACGACGCAGATCTACACGCATGTGCTCGACGAGCGGATGAAAGCCATGGTCCGCGACCTGCACCCGCTCGGCGATCCGTAA
- the mtaB gene encoding tRNA (N(6)-L-threonylcarbamoyladenosine(37)-C(2))-methylthiotransferase MtaB — MTGSGTFRAVEVASFGCRLNLVESEAMRRAAEKAGRENLIIVNTCAVTAEATRQARQAIRRIRRERPSAEIIVTGCAAEIDPGSFSQMPEVSRVLGNAGKSDAAAWASAEPVEAQSIMNAAGPLNIPAEGVEDHTRAFLAVQTGCDHRCTFCIIPFARGPSRSSPAEAILASVRRLTDQGFREIVLTGVDLTSYGQDLGDIRLGGLVKAILKAAPELERLRLSSIDCIEADADLFSAFAEEPRLAPHLHLSLQAGDDMILKRMKRRHLRADAVRLCAELKRLRPDIVFGADLIAGFPTETEAMFENTASLIEDCGLAYLHVFPFSPRPGTPAAKMPAVAPTLVKQRAARLRLAGETALARHHATKIGKTLRVLTERGGFGRAADFTLVKTDGAPPSQMRDICIARDDGKSVSGAVSPGARPRLTEDAVTALVS, encoded by the coding sequence GTGACCGGAAGCGGCACTTTTCGCGCCGTCGAGGTCGCAAGCTTTGGCTGCCGCCTCAACCTCGTCGAATCCGAGGCCATGCGGCGCGCCGCGGAAAAGGCCGGCCGCGAAAATCTCATCATCGTCAATACTTGCGCCGTGACGGCGGAGGCGACCCGTCAGGCGCGCCAGGCGATCCGCCGCATCCGGCGCGAGCGGCCGTCCGCCGAGATCATCGTCACCGGCTGCGCCGCGGAGATCGACCCCGGCAGCTTCTCGCAAATGCCCGAGGTGTCGCGGGTTCTTGGCAATGCCGGCAAGTCGGACGCCGCCGCCTGGGCCTCGGCCGAGCCCGTCGAGGCGCAAAGCATCATGAACGCCGCCGGTCCGCTGAACATCCCGGCCGAGGGCGTCGAGGATCACACCCGCGCCTTTCTAGCCGTCCAGACCGGCTGCGATCACCGCTGCACGTTCTGCATCATTCCTTTCGCCCGGGGGCCGTCGCGCTCCTCCCCCGCCGAGGCGATCCTCGCCTCCGTCCGCCGCCTGACCGATCAGGGCTTTCGCGAAATCGTGCTCACCGGCGTCGATTTGACGTCTTACGGTCAGGATCTTGGCGACATCCGGCTCGGCGGCCTCGTCAAGGCGATTTTGAAAGCCGCGCCAGAGCTCGAACGGCTGCGCCTCTCCTCGATCGACTGCATCGAGGCGGACGCCGATCTCTTCTCCGCCTTCGCCGAAGAGCCGCGGCTCGCGCCGCATCTGCATCTTTCGCTGCAGGCGGGCGACGACATGATCTTGAAGCGCATGAAGCGGCGCCATTTGCGTGCGGACGCCGTCCGCCTCTGCGCCGAACTCAAGCGGCTGCGTCCCGACATCGTCTTCGGCGCCGACCTCATCGCCGGCTTTCCGACCGAGACGGAGGCCATGTTCGAGAATACTGCGAGCCTCATCGAGGATTGCGGCCTCGCCTATCTGCACGTCTTTCCATTTTCGCCCCGGCCCGGAACGCCGGCGGCGAAAATGCCGGCTGTCGCCCCGACGCTCGTCAAGCAGCGCGCCGCGCGCCTGCGTCTGGCCGGCGAGACGGCGCTGGCGCGCCATCATGCGACAAAAATCGGAAAGACCCTGCGCGTACTGACCGAGCGCGGCGGCTTTGGCCGCGCCGCCGATTTCACGCTGGTCAAGACGGATGGCGCGCCGCCGTCGCAAATGCGCGATATCTGCATCGCGCGCGACGACGGCAAATCGGTGTCAGGAGCCGTTTCGCCCGGCGCGCGGCCGCGTCTCACGGAGGACGCCGTCACCGCGCTCGTTTCATAA
- the dapF gene encoding diaminopimelate epimerase produces the protein MNPLANRLAVKMNGIGNEILIVDLRGAGAGVTGPQARAIARTKGLAFDQLMVLEDPRSKGCAAFVTIFNADGSQSAACGNGTRCVAWTLLKDGARDEVLLETAAGRLACRRVSELVFSVEMGRPRLKAAEIPLSRDAPDTSAVDLSFGPADSPILKNPAVVNMGNPHAIFFVEDIGAYDLAAIGPVLEHDPLFPERANISLARIVSPERIELKVWERGVGLTLACGSAACAALVAAARRGLTGRRATVALPGGELDIFWRESDDMVVMTGPVAFEFETRLDPAIFADAAA, from the coding sequence ATGAATCCCCTCGCCAACCGGCTCGCCGTCAAGATGAACGGCATAGGCAATGAGATCCTCATCGTCGATCTGCGCGGCGCCGGCGCCGGCGTCACGGGCCCGCAGGCGCGCGCCATCGCCCGCACGAAGGGGCTCGCCTTCGATCAACTGATGGTTCTGGAAGACCCGCGCTCCAAAGGCTGCGCGGCTTTCGTGACGATCTTTAACGCCGATGGCTCGCAATCGGCCGCCTGCGGCAATGGCACGCGCTGCGTCGCCTGGACCTTGCTGAAGGATGGCGCGCGGGACGAAGTGTTGCTCGAGACGGCGGCCGGGCGGCTCGCCTGCCGCCGCGTCAGCGAGCTGGTCTTTTCCGTCGAGATGGGGCGCCCCCGGCTGAAGGCTGCCGAGATCCCGCTGAGCCGGGACGCGCCCGACACAAGCGCGGTCGATCTTTCTTTCGGGCCAGCCGATTCGCCCATCCTGAAAAATCCGGCCGTGGTGAATATGGGCAATCCGCACGCGATCTTTTTCGTGGAGGATATCGGCGCCTATGATCTCGCCGCGATCGGCCCTGTGCTCGAACATGATCCGCTCTTTCCCGAACGGGCCAATATTTCGCTGGCGCGCATCGTCTCGCCCGAGCGCATCGAGCTGAAGGTCTGGGAGCGCGGCGTCGGCCTGACGCTCGCCTGCGGCTCGGCCGCCTGCGCGGCGCTGGTCGCGGCTGCGCGGCGGGGACTCACAGGCCGGCGCGCGACCGTCGCCCTCCCTGGGGGCGAGTTGGACATTTTTTGGCGCGAGAGCGACGATATGGTCGTCATGACCGGGCCGGTTGCGTTCGAATTCGAGACCCGGCTCGATCCGGCGATTTTCGCGGACGCCGCGGCGTGA
- a CDS encoding GyrI-like domain-containing protein — MRFGDFAELTLAFSGRAARAAAALAFLALFAAPAAAEAPTTTPPATEAAPPATPDASPAAPESAAPDATVPEPDQKAAPGAPGVPGDATAETVEVTAKPVALLVGDAEWAEGFKSILAALDKAQEAVKTAGLKQAGPPFAVFLSTDDTSFHFEAMVPIEAKPDGKTELTGGVKIGDSPAGKAIKFLHRGAYDDIDSTYDLITAYLDEKGLDSKNLFIEEYLTPTRESDDAGLEADIYVFLK, encoded by the coding sequence ATGAGATTTGGCGACTTCGCAGAACTGACGCTTGCGTTTTCGGGGCGCGCTGCTCGCGCCGCGGCCGCGCTCGCTTTCCTCGCCCTTTTTGCTGCGCCCGCCGCCGCCGAAGCGCCGACGACAACGCCGCCTGCAACTGAAGCCGCGCCGCCCGCAACGCCTGACGCCTCGCCTGCCGCCCCCGAATCGGCGGCTCCCGACGCGACTGTGCCCGAGCCGGACCAGAAGGCTGCGCCCGGCGCTCCGGGCGTCCCCGGCGACGCCACCGCCGAAACTGTGGAGGTGACCGCCAAGCCCGTCGCGCTGCTCGTCGGCGACGCGGAATGGGCGGAAGGGTTCAAATCCATCCTCGCCGCGCTCGACAAGGCGCAGGAGGCCGTCAAGACCGCCGGGCTCAAGCAGGCCGGCCCGCCCTTCGCGGTGTTTCTATCGACCGACGACACCAGCTTCCATTTCGAGGCGATGGTGCCGATCGAGGCCAAGCCGGACGGCAAGACCGAGCTGACCGGGGGCGTCAAGATCGGCGATTCGCCGGCCGGCAAGGCGATCAAATTTTTGCACCGCGGCGCCTATGACGACATCGATTCAACCTATGATCTCATCACCGCCTATCTCGACGAGAAGGGGCTGGATTCCAAGAATCTGTTCATCGAGGAATATCTGACCCCGACCCGCGAAAGCGACGACGCGGGGCTTGAGGCCGACATTTATGTGTTTTTGAAGTAG